A genomic region of Saccopteryx bilineata isolate mSacBil1 chromosome 1, mSacBil1_pri_phased_curated, whole genome shotgun sequence contains the following coding sequences:
- the FAM32A gene encoding protein FAM32A: MEAYEQVQRGTLKLKGVAELGVTKRKKKKKDKDKAKLLEAMGTSKKNEEEKRRGLDKRTPAQAAFEKMQEKRKMERILKKASKTHKQRVEDFNRHLDTLTEHYDIPKVSWTK, from the exons ATGGAGGCCTATGAACAGGTGCAGAGGGGGACCTTGAAGCTGAAAGGCGTTGCAGAGCTCGGAGTGACCAAGCG gaagaagaaaaagaaggacaaagacaAGGCCAAACTCCTGGAAGCCATGGGGACAAGCAAAAAGAACGAGGAGGAGAAGCGGCGCGGTCTGGACAAGCGGACTCCGGCCCAGGCAGCCTTCGAGAAGATGCAGGAGAAGCGG aAAATGGAAAGGATCCTGAAGAAAGCCTCCAAAACCCACAAGCAAAGAGTGGAG GACTTCAACAGGCACCTGGATACACTCACGGAGCACTATGACATTCCCAAAGTCAGTTGGACAAAGTAG